In one Pangasianodon hypophthalmus isolate fPanHyp1 chromosome 22, fPanHyp1.pri, whole genome shotgun sequence genomic region, the following are encoded:
- the LOC113532585 gene encoding uncharacterized protein LOC113532585, translating to MSGLTEWILENKDKIEKGVEILGQGCEILANTVGQFHPVLEAVFMVSAELLSNPEGKEAKYLAEQFESVNQKLEKVQGEIKETELVLQRSSLNLQNFKFYTQIINQYEMFKYIFTAKPKFKKLKIDEFLLYFEEYEEDKNLDCLYDAVTKENTSGHAMLDTILITEQRSRRAVEEFCACLKKVFVVGIIALMGYTALKEGTVGEDMVKKWQERMEDVEKRMKAAVDECVNNFAEQAEIDIDQKLKEKQSSVDPEFTEFLLDALVKKYDWVSWSVRVFKDDDSKLGRFLFGKRHRVNGGNVNYFEHLCNNKIRIVVSFTADPKPLNKSQIKDQIEKEKGDMKSVAESLCKSLPNCLVHAVSRSNRVEEANNFNPEHFYYISHKIAYICIHSE from the coding sequence ATGAGTGGTTTGACAGAATGGATTCTGGAGAATAAGGACAAGATTGAAAAGGGCGTGGAGATCCTAGGCCAAGGCTGTGAGATCCTGGCAAACACTGTAGGCCAGTTCCATCCCGTCCTGGAGGCAGTTTTTATGGTCTCAGCTGAGCTCCTCAGCAACCCAGAGGGCAAAGAGGCTAAGTATCTTGCTGAACAGTTTGAAAGTGTCAACCAGAAGTTGGAAAAGGTCCAGGGTGAGATTAAAGAAACAGAGCTGGTGCTGCAGCGATCATCGTTGAACCTCCAGAACTTTAAGTTCTACACACAGATAATCAACCagtatgaaatgtttaaatatattttcacagcCAAACCCAAGTTTAAGAAGTTGAAGATAGACGAGTTCCTCCTCTACTTTGAGGAATATGAGGAAGACAAGAACCTTGATTGCTTGTACGATGCCGTCACTAAAGAGAACACCTCTGGACATGCAATGCTGGACACGATACTGATCACTGAGCAGCGGAGCAGGAGGGCAGTGGAGGAATTCTGTGCTTGCCTGAAGAAGGTGTTTGTGGTTGGGATCATAGCATTGATGGGCTACACTGCATTAAAGGAAGGGACTGTTGGAGAGGATATGGTGAAGAAATGGCAAGAACGCATGGAGGACGTGGAGAAGCGCATGAAGGCGGCAGTGGATGAATGTGTGAACAACTTCGCTGAGCAAGCCGAGATTGACATAGATCAGAAGCTCAAGGAGAAGCAGAGCAGTGTCGACCCTGAGTTTACTGAATTCCTACTGGATGCCCTTGTCAAGAAGTACGACTGGGTCTCGTGGTCAGTCAGGGTGTTTAAAGATGATGACAGCAAACTTGGGAGATTTCTGTTTGGCAAGCGGCACCGTGTAAATGGTGGAAATGTCAATTATTTTGAGCATTTgtgcaataataaaataagaattgTGGTATCTTTCACTGCAGACCCTAAACCACTCAACAAGAGCCAGATAAAAGAtcaaatagagaaagagaaaggtgaTATGAAATCTGTGGCTGAGTCTCTGTGCAAGAGTCTTCCCAACTGCCTTGTGCATGCTGTCAGTCGCTCTAACAGAGTGGAGGAAGCCAATAATTTCAACCCCGAgcacttttattatatttctcacAAAATAGCATACATTTGTATCCACTCAGAATAA